Proteins encoded within one genomic window of Mycolicibacterium aubagnense:
- a CDS encoding acyltransferase — translation MFVEPQASDPELIARKRAVNPNVRIPPKMQWVTDEDGNILKHELPGETLWHRIRDTYAALFYSSVVTHIPFHFIRLGYLRLFGASIGKGTAINRGTSVWSIPYLVIGDRVSIGFRCVLDARAGIAIGNDVVIASDTHIIAGGHDINHPNFVPAPNPPDPIVIDDHVWIATRAIVLPSLLGRGAVVAAHTVVNKEVPPFGIVGGVPGKIIGQRNPDALHYSGKFKLPFF, via the coding sequence TTGTTCGTCGAGCCGCAGGCATCTGACCCGGAATTGATCGCACGCAAGCGGGCGGTCAACCCGAACGTGCGCATCCCACCGAAGATGCAGTGGGTGACCGACGAGGACGGCAACATCCTCAAGCACGAGCTGCCGGGGGAGACCCTGTGGCACCGGATCCGGGACACCTACGCGGCGCTGTTCTACAGCTCGGTCGTCACCCACATCCCGTTCCACTTCATCCGGCTGGGCTACCTGCGGCTGTTCGGCGCCTCGATCGGCAAGGGCACCGCGATCAACCGTGGCACCAGCGTCTGGTCCATTCCCTACCTGGTGATCGGTGACCGCGTCTCGATCGGCTTCCGGTGTGTTCTGGACGCGCGGGCGGGCATCGCGATCGGCAACGACGTCGTGATCGCCAGCGACACACACATCATCGCCGGCGGGCACGACATCAACCACCCGAACTTCGTGCCGGCGCCGAATCCTCCGGACCCCATCGTGATCGACGACCACGTGTGGATCGCGACCCGCGCGATCGTCCTGCCATCCCTGCTCGGCCGCGGCGCCGTCGTCGCCGCGCACACCGTCGTCAACAAGGAAGTGCCGCCGTTCGGCATCGTCGGGGGCGTGCCCGGCAAGATCATCGGCCAGCGCAACCCGGACGCCCTGCACTACAGCGGCAAGTTCAAGCTGCCGTTCTTCTGA
- a CDS encoding ArsR/SmtB family transcription factor codes for MTGTHVPAVLAVLADETRWRILTELGADDLSASALAGRLPVSRQAIAKHLSALAEAGLVESVKVGREIRYRALGAELSALGSRLETIGRQWDRRLAAIKRIAEGEVAP; via the coding sequence GTGACCGGCACCCACGTGCCGGCGGTGCTGGCGGTGCTCGCCGACGAGACCCGGTGGCGCATCCTCACCGAGCTGGGCGCCGACGATCTCTCGGCGAGCGCGTTGGCCGGCCGGCTGCCGGTGAGTCGGCAGGCCATCGCCAAGCACCTGTCGGCGCTGGCCGAGGCCGGGTTGGTCGAGTCCGTCAAGGTGGGCCGGGAGATTCGCTACCGAGCGCTGGGGGCCGAACTCAGCGCACTGGGAAGCCGGCTGGAAACCATTGGCAGGCAATGGGATCGGCGACTGGCCGCGATCAAGCGGATCGCCGAGGGGGAAGTGGCGCCCTAG
- a CDS encoding acetyl/propionyl/methylcrotonyl-CoA carboxylase subunit alpha, whose protein sequence is MANHASSKISKVLVANRGEIAVRVIRAAKDAGLASVAVYAEPDADAPHVRLADEAFALGGQTSAESYLVFDKILDAAAKSGANAIHPGYGFLSENADFAQAVLDAGLIWIGPSPQSIRDLGDKVTARHIAAKANAPLVPGTPDPVKDANEILAFAKEHGLPIAIKAAFGGGGRGMKVARTLEEIPELFDSATREAVAAFGRGECFVERYLDKPRHVEAQVIADTHGNVVVAGTRDCSLQRRFQKLVEEAPAPFLTDAQRKEIHESAKRICKEAGYYGAGTVEYLVGQDGLISFLEVNTRLQVEHPVTEETSGIDLVLQQFKIANGDALDITEDPTPRGHSFEFRINGEDAGRGFLPAPGPVSKFEAPTGPGVRMDSGVESGSVIGGQFDSMLAKLIVTGATRDEALARSRRALAEFNVEGLATVIPFHRAVVSDPAFIGDGEKFDVHTRWIETEWNNTVEPFTGGEALDDEEAAPRQKVVVEVGGRRVEVSLPGDLAIGGGGGAAAGAIKKKPKPRKRGAAGGKAASGDSVTAPMQGTVVKVAVEEGQQVSAGDLIVVLEAMKMENPVTAHKDGTVTGLSVEAGAAITQGTVIAELKD, encoded by the coding sequence GTGGCCAACCACGCCAGTTCCAAGATCTCCAAGGTGCTAGTCGCCAACCGTGGGGAGATCGCCGTCCGGGTCATCCGGGCTGCCAAGGACGCCGGACTGGCCAGCGTCGCCGTTTACGCCGAGCCGGACGCCGATGCGCCGCACGTGCGGCTTGCCGACGAGGCCTTCGCCCTGGGCGGGCAGACCTCGGCCGAGTCGTACCTCGTCTTCGACAAGATCCTCGACGCCGCCGCCAAGTCGGGCGCCAACGCGATCCACCCGGGTTACGGCTTCCTGTCCGAGAACGCCGACTTCGCCCAGGCCGTCCTCGACGCCGGCCTGATCTGGATCGGGCCCAGCCCGCAGTCCATCCGCGATCTGGGTGACAAGGTCACGGCGCGCCACATCGCCGCCAAGGCCAACGCTCCACTGGTGCCCGGTACCCCGGACCCGGTCAAGGACGCGAACGAGATCCTGGCCTTCGCCAAGGAGCACGGCCTGCCGATCGCCATCAAGGCCGCCTTCGGCGGTGGTGGCCGCGGTATGAAGGTCGCCCGCACCCTCGAAGAGATCCCCGAGCTGTTCGACTCGGCCACCCGTGAGGCCGTCGCGGCCTTCGGCCGTGGCGAGTGCTTCGTCGAGCGCTACCTGGACAAGCCGCGCCACGTCGAGGCCCAGGTCATCGCCGACACGCACGGCAACGTCGTCGTCGCCGGTACCCGCGACTGCTCGCTGCAGCGCCGCTTCCAGAAGCTGGTCGAAGAAGCGCCGGCACCTTTTCTCACCGACGCGCAGCGCAAGGAAATCCACGAGTCCGCCAAGCGCATCTGCAAGGAAGCCGGTTACTACGGTGCGGGCACCGTCGAGTACCTGGTCGGCCAGGACGGCCTGATCAGCTTCCTTGAGGTCAACACCCGCCTGCAGGTGGAACACCCGGTCACCGAGGAGACCTCGGGCATCGACCTGGTGCTCCAGCAGTTCAAGATCGCCAACGGCGACGCCCTGGACATCACCGAGGATCCCACTCCGCGTGGCCACTCGTTCGAGTTCCGGATCAACGGCGAGGACGCCGGCCGCGGCTTCCTGCCGGCCCCCGGCCCCGTCTCGAAGTTCGAGGCCCCGACCGGCCCCGGTGTCCGCATGGACTCGGGTGTCGAGAGCGGTTCGGTCATCGGTGGCCAGTTCGACTCGATGCTGGCCAAGCTGATCGTCACCGGCGCCACCCGCGACGAGGCCCTGGCCCGCTCGCGCCGCGCGCTGGCGGAGTTCAACGTCGAGGGCCTGGCCACGGTCATCCCGTTCCACCGCGCCGTGGTCTCCGACCCGGCCTTCATCGGTGACGGCGAGAAGTTCGACGTGCACACCCGCTGGATCGAGACCGAGTGGAACAACACGGTCGAGCCGTTCACCGGTGGCGAGGCGCTGGACGACGAAGAGGCCGCACCGCGTCAGAAGGTCGTCGTCGAGGTCGGTGGCCGTCGCGTCGAGGTGTCGCTGCCCGGCGATCTGGCCATCGGTGGCGGCGGCGGTGCCGCCGCAGGTGCCATCAAGAAGAAGCCGAAGCCGCGCAAGCGTGGCGCCGCCGGCGGCAAGGCCGCCTCGGGCGACTCCGTCACCGCGCCGATGCAGGGCACCGTCGTGAAGGTCGCCGTCGAGGAGGGCCAGCAGGTCTCCGCGGGTGACCTGATCGTGGTGCTCGAGGCCATGAAGATGGAGAACCCGGTGACCGCGCACAAGGACGGCACCGTGACCGGCTTGTCGGTCGAGGCCGGCGCCGCCATCACGCAGGGCACCGTCATCGCCGAGCTGAAGGACTAG